One region of Methanoculleus sp. SDB genomic DNA includes:
- the ychF gene encoding translation-associated GTPase (the crystal structure of the Haemophilus influenzae YchF protein showed similarity to the yeast structure (PDB: 1NI3); fluorescence spectroscopy revealed nucleic acid binding; the yeast protein YBR025c interacts with the translation elongation factor eEF1) gives MITLALAGKPNCGKSTFFTAATMAHVEIANYPFTTIDANHGVAYIRTTCPCRDLGLVCNECVDGVRFIQVGLIDVAGLVPEAHKGRGLGNQFLDHLRQADAILHIIDASGSTDSEGNPVDPGSHNPVQDIGFISREMTMWAYGILEKHWPKIHRSAQQKSFSVIDAVADVYAGLGITYEQIRDAEQEACINLRQAGEDDLIAFCETLICRSKPMYIVANKADLMPDQIARDLSHEPVSFASAAGELALRKAAEGRFITYVAGDTDFIISPAAKLSEAQKHGLETIRQFMEQNSGTGVQKAINTAVFELLDMIVVYPVEDENKYCDGQGRVLPDAFLMKRGSTPHDLAYRIHSDIGDGFLYAVDAQSKMRIRENHELRHGDIIKIVSTRR, from the coding sequence ATGATAACTCTTGCACTTGCAGGCAAACCAAATTGTGGAAAATCGACATTTTTCACTGCTGCGACGATGGCACACGTTGAAATCGCAAATTATCCGTTCACGACCATCGACGCGAACCATGGCGTGGCCTATATCCGTACAACCTGTCCGTGCCGGGATCTGGGTCTGGTGTGCAATGAGTGTGTAGACGGCGTCCGTTTCATTCAGGTTGGTCTTATTGATGTTGCGGGGCTTGTCCCGGAGGCGCACAAAGGGCGGGGCCTTGGAAACCAGTTTCTGGATCATCTCCGCCAGGCTGATGCCATCCTGCATATCATCGATGCCAGCGGCTCCACGGACAGCGAGGGCAATCCTGTTGATCCGGGATCCCACAATCCTGTACAGGACATCGGATTCATCAGCAGAGAGATGACGATGTGGGCATACGGCATTCTGGAGAAGCACTGGCCAAAAATCCACCGTTCGGCACAGCAAAAATCTTTTTCGGTTATTGATGCGGTTGCGGATGTCTATGCGGGGCTTGGCATTACCTACGAACAGATCCGGGACGCCGAACAGGAGGCATGCATAAACCTCCGGCAGGCAGGGGAGGATGACCTGATCGCGTTTTGTGAAACTCTCATCTGCCGGAGCAAACCGATGTACATCGTTGCGAACAAGGCCGACCTCATGCCGGATCAGATCGCGCGTGATCTCTCGCACGAACCCGTCTCTTTTGCGAGTGCCGCCGGTGAACTGGCGCTGAGAAAAGCCGCTGAAGGCCGGTTTATCACCTATGTTGCCGGGGATACGGACTTTATAATCTCTCCCGCGGCGAAGCTTTCCGAGGCACAGAAGCACGGGCTGGAGACGATTCGCCAGTTCATGGAACAAAATAGCGGAACCGGTGTCCAGAAGGCAATAAATACTGCAGTGTTCGAGCTTCTCGACATGATAGTGGTCTACCCTGTGGAGGACGAAAACAAGTATTGCGATGGTCAGGGGCGGGTGCTGCCCGACGCTTTTCTCATGAAGCGCGGTTCCACGCCGCACGATCTTGCATACCGCATCCATTCCGACATTGGTGACGGATTCCTCTATGCGGTCGATGCACAGTCAAAGATGCGTATTCGTGAAAATCACGAACTCCGGCACGGTGATATCATCAAGATCGTGTCCACACGAAGGTAA